The Arachis duranensis cultivar V14167 chromosome 2, aradu.V14167.gnm2.J7QH, whole genome shotgun sequence genome has a window encoding:
- the LOC107476389 gene encoding auxin-induced protein X15 produces MAKSYYLGKVKRGISNLVHHRRAKSLSYISDDDEDVITTITSNNNNNNNTREGYLTVVAEKGREKKRFSIELDYLNDPEFKLLLDQAQQEYGFRQKGALSVPCRPHELQKILDGGNERRLSRS; encoded by the coding sequence ATGGCTAAGTCCTACTATCTTGGAAAGGTGAAAAGGGGTATCTCAAACTTGGTGCATCACAGAAGGGCTAAATCACTAAGTTACattagtgatgatgatgaagatgttaTTACCACTATtactagtaataataataataacaataatactaGGGAAGGGTACTTAACTGTTGTTGCTGAAAAGGGTAGAGAGAAAAAGAGGTTCAGTATTGAGTTGGATTACCTGAATGATCCTGAATTCAAGTTGCTGCTTGATCAAGCTCAGCAAGAATATGGTTTCAGACAGAAGGGAGCTCTTTCTGTCCCTTGCAGGCCTCATGAACTCCAAAAGATTTTGGATGGTGGCAATGAAAGAAGGTTGAGTAGGTCATAA